The DNA segment GTCTTTCATCCTCGGGATGCTTTTCACGAAGccaagcagacacacacacaaagagctcCCCACACGGCGTGACCCCGAAGGTCCCGCGTGGGAGGAACGTCAGGGCTGCAAAGTGGTTCTCTCCCATGCTAAACGCTGGCGTGAAGTCCGAGCGTTAACAGACAAATCCTCCCTGActgctttattttcattctttGTGTTTGCAGTGCTGGACCAGCTCCTCATGGAGCTCCACCACTTCCTGCTCATCCTAGACAAAGAGACCCTGAGCGGGAACGCCACCATCCACAAGGGATTGCTTTCCGACCTACTCCAGTCCTACACTGCGTCCAACGgtaccagtaaaaaaaaaagaaaaaacatgttcaGGAGGCTTGTTGCTGGGTagaattaagaaataaaatccGATATGACGTTTGCAGCTCTTCAAGCAAagaagcctctggtgtcaacaCTCGTCCGATTTCCCTCGTGAGAACACGTTGAAACAATACACGCTGAAATATTCGCACGGAGAGTCTTCCAGTCACCATAAATAAGATCGGCCCACCAGCAGTTTTGTGTTTTCAGCGTCAGAGCCCCGAAGagggaaaataaacattttggcAAATGTTCCCCAATTAAATGCCGGGGTAATTTTGCAAACAAGCTTTCAGTCGGCTGGAGTGTATCTGATGGTCAGGGCCTGTGAGAGTGTCAGAATTACACGGCGCTTAGGCAGATAGCAAAATAAGTGCGCGGAGGCTTTGTCCGATAGCCAAGTGCTGACTCACAACGTTGGGTGAATTTGTGGGAAATTAAATGGAGAACCCACCGCACGTTGCGTAACAAGTTTGAATGGTTTGCGGTTAAGCGAGCGGCGTAAATTTGCTACATGACAAATTGCAAGTTCAGAAGAAGATTAGTCAAAGGTTCTCTTTGTGCTCACGCTGATCCCCTCCCAACTTTGATTCGCCGgcacccacgtcactcaccacaTCCAGTCACGCCTTTTATATAATTAGCAAGATTATTATTTGAAAGATTACATGATCATTGTGTAAAAGACCTTTTAGTTGGTTTTTTTCCCATCGATATTTAATACCAAATGAGCCTCTCGGAGGAAGGCttataaaaagcccatcatGAATCAAATCTTAAATCTAGTACGGCCCTCTCGATGAAAAGTGCAATGTCCCGTGAGGTTCACGATGAATTTTGGGTTGAAAAAGTCACAGCGACACACTGGAAGAGTCTTCCCTTTCCATGTTCAGGTCTTGGATTTGTTCCTCAGCACTTCCTCTCCTGGCTCTCGGCTGTATGATTATTCCAAAGCCGCATTCATCCACCGAGGACGCTCGCTTCCTTTGAGCATGTTATAAATAGCGCGGTAgaaacttttgattttttttttttgtttactttccGCTCAAGATATCAATATCAAAGCGGTGTAACGCCTAAAGCTTTCTTTTGATGGTCGGCGATAATTAATTCATTtagaaaaccttttttttttataaataaaatgactacattaattatttattcttagactttttttttcttatttcaaaGTCTATAGATATTTAGTTATGCTCTGATTTTTTTGTGGCTTTCACACAGGTGCCGATGAGGAGTACATCTACATGAACAAAGTTGTCGTCGGTAACAAGGAAAACCAGGAGAAAGGTAAACATTTGGAATTTAATCAGGTGTCATTTTCCTTCAGGACAACAAAAAACACCCTTCGACGATGAAATCGCAATCAACTCGTCTTCGAAACAAAACTCAAGAACAACACAGGAGGAGAAAAAGAGTCTCAAACGGAATTCTTTCTTGTCGTCCAAACAAAACAAGGCAGCTACAGATGGCGAGGCGCTATGAAGAAACAGACAGGAAATGGCGGTGGGGTTGGGTTGGGGGGTATTGGGGTGGTCTGTGACTCCAGCTCGCCTCTCCGCTTTTCCCCTGAATTGCGTCCCGGCGAGCACGAGGTGCAATAACTCATGTCCGCTGTAACGTCTGACCCAGTTGGACAACCTCAACGGAGCAGCAACTCGAGAAGGAGTGCATACTGTCTCATGGTCTTAGTTTGCACATTTGACAGAATACAGTAAGAGCGACCCTTACGAGGCATCGCTTGGTTGATTCGAAAGAAATCTAGGTCAGCAAAATCTGGCCAAAAGTCATCCGAAACCGCCTCGATCAGATCAGGTCTCATCGGATTTGAGTCCGGGTATCCACCCTCTGGTGTGGAACGTCTGGACATCCCACGACGGTGAAAAGAGCAGTTATGGATCCATTGGCTGTTTGTTTACTTTCAAATTTTGCATTGCAGAAGATGCAGCAAACCTCCCGGTCAATGGAAAAGCATCCAAACATGCGCCCGTTCCACAGAAGAGCCTTCCGAATCTGCCACCGCCCAGAACAGTAAGTGACTACACCATGTCAAATAGTTTTGGGACTGAAACGGTACTGGAATTGGAGTCTCAGTCACAACAGTCTTCGTGTATCCCAGTTCCAAGAAAAGTTAGACCTCCAGCATATCATCTACCGGTGGTTCCGTTCCGTCTTTCAAAGGCATTTCCTTTTGCTTCCCTTGTGCATTCACCTGGGGGAAGTCCGGTCCTGTCTTGGGAAGCCTAAGTAAACACGTTCGTAACGATCCGCCTTTTGGAAAACCCTTCATCTGCCTTCGAGGCTTCCATCCCTGCGCGTCGATGGCGTACTCCAGCGTTAGCATCCGTTTCACCGTGAGGGCCGAGTCCCCTTTTACGGCGGCGGTGAACAGCGCCCCCTTGCTGTTGATGTAGTGTCCCGGCATGGCTGTCCACTGGGCTGTGGTGAGGTTGTAGCAGTCCATGAGACAGCGGAGAAAGTCGTCGCAGGGCCCGTTGCGCATCACGTACAAGTTGTCCCTGTGGGCCACCATGCAGTGGCCGTAACTCTGAGGTCTGATCAAGGTGGTGGTGAGCTTCCACTCGTCATCCAGCGCCGCGTACTCGTAAATATCCGTGGTATCGGGAGGCTTCCAGAAGCAAACAAACATCCGACGCCTGGCCACGGCGCAGGCGGCCGACGCTACCGGCTTCGGAGCTTGTCGTATGAACGTCCACTCCGCTTTTTGGGGGTCATAACGTTCTGCTGTGGCGATGTTCTTTTTCTGGTACTCTCCTCCGACGGCATAGAGTCGTCCCTCGTGCCCCAGCAAGGTGAAGTCATGTCTGGGTTTCTGAGGTCCTGGAAGAGAGGTCCAAAGCCCTGACTCGGGGTCAAAGCAGAAGGCGGCGTCGACGGTTTCTTTGTTATAACCGTAAACTCCCCCGACGATGTACAGGCGGTTGTCCAGCACGGCCACGCCACATAAGGACGTACTGCAGATGGTCGGGAGATGCGTAAGATGCTTCCACTCTTCTTCTTTCTCGTCGAGGTAGCACACGACTCGGAAGGTGTCGTGGAGCAGTTCCGTGGAAGGGGTATGGGTACCGATTGCGACGTAAGACACGGGGGATAAGGACTGAGAATACCGCAGCAGATCTTCAGGGAGCGTCGCCACCGCCGTTTCCCTCAGGTCTTCGAATGCATCGCAGAGGAAAAGAGCGGCGCTATGAAAGAGTTTCTCCAGACCATAGATGTGGGCGGCCTGGTAGAGCAGGAGGCAGGTATCCGAATCCACGATATCGCAAAGGTGCCCAGTTAAAGTTGGCACCTGCAGGAAGGCGGCGCACTCCACGGCGTCAACCAGCTCGTCCGGATCGGCCAGGGTGGGAATCTCCCCTTTGCAGACGGCAAGAGCGATGACGAAGCCTCTTGCGTGCAGCCCTCCTTTAAGGTGGAGCTCCTCTTGTTTACTTTCCAGCATGCCCGACTGAAAGAGCGCCCGGAAGTAGTTGCTGTGCCTCGCTAGGAAGGCCCTCTCCAAAACGAACCAGCTGTCTTCCACCTTCACCCTCACTCGACCCGTCAGATCAAAGGTCGCATTCTTCTCTCGACTGGATGATGCCAAACCCTCGGGCATGTCCATAATCTCGCTGAAACGGGTCTTTGTTTCTCACAACGGAAACCGTGTCACTCCGGTTGAAATGTATCCATCTCTCCACGACACGTGACtggtaaacaaacgtttgaAGAGTTCCATTGGGTCGACTCTGCACGGTCTGAAAATAGAGTTGGGCTATAGATAGCGACCGCGGCGCTTTGGTGGTGACACCCCGGGGGGAATGAAAGCAGACGACCGCAGAGGGCTGCACTCGGGTGAGTAGGTTTGATTGGCTAGGTCGGGATTTTATTCGTAATATTATCTGACCACGCGATGGAGCTACCCCTTCTCTACACGTATGTAGACTCAAATTCTTTAATTggtgataaaataaaataacagctTATTTTAGACTTGTACATATTTTGgtctggttttattttttttatattaaatattCTCATCGACTGGCTAACAGTTAATGAGAATATTTAATTTCATTGaacctgatttaaaaaaaaaaaaaaaagcaaatgttaaaaaattCTTCTGgtctggttttatttttttcaaattaaatattCTCCTTGACTGGCAAAGAGTTAATgagaatatttattttcattgaacctgattttttattttttaagaaaaagcaAATGTTAGAAAATTCTTCCAAAACACCCTCCTAGATTTGGAGTGTTTTTGCTTCAGCAGATTCTTGGCATGGGAACCGGGGATTTTCCATGTTGCTGGGCCTTTGCGTATTTTTTTCTGAGCCCCTCCGCCACACCCCGATCACTCTCCCCCGCTGCTTGCTTTTGTTACTTTGGCTGGAGCC comes from the Syngnathus typhle isolate RoL2023-S1 ecotype Sweden linkage group LG18, RoL_Styp_1.0, whole genome shotgun sequence genome and includes:
- the LOC133142878 gene encoding kelch repeat and BTB domain-containing protein 13, which encodes MDMPEGLASSSREKNATFDLTGRVRVKVEDSWFVLERAFLARHSNYFRALFQSGMLESKQEELHLKGGLHARGFVIALAVCKGEIPTLADPDELVDAVECAAFLQVPTLTGHLCDIVDSDTCLLLYQAAHIYGLEKLFHSAALFLCDAFEDLRETAVATLPEDLLRYSQSLSPVSYVAIGTHTPSTELLHDTFRVVCYLDEKEEEWKHLTHLPTICSTSLCGVAVLDNRLYIVGGVYGYNKETVDAAFCFDPESGLWTSLPGPQKPRHDFTLLGHEGRLYAVGGEYQKKNIATAERYDPQKAEWTFIRQAPKPVASAACAVARRRMFVCFWKPPDTTDIYEYAALDDEWKLTTTLIRPQSYGHCMVAHRDNLYVMRNGPCDDFLRCLMDCYNLTTAQWTAMPGHYINSKGALFTAAVKGDSALTVKRMLTLEYAIDAQGWKPRRQMKGFPKGGSLRTCLLRLPKTGPDFPQVNAQGKQKEMPLKDGTEPPVDDMLEV